A stretch of DNA from Synechococcus sp. JA-3-3Ab:
CGACCCGGCTGGCCGGCGTTCATAATACCGGCGCTGCCCAAGTCACCGCTGGCATAGTCACTGCTGGCATTTCTGTTGCGCCAGCTGGTTAGGTAGCTATCAAAAGTGCCCAAGGGCGGGCGGGCAATGGCATCCTCCCGTACCGCATCTTCCCGGAAGGCGTAGAAAATGCCACCCTCGCGGCCTTCTTGCACACCGGCAGGCAGCCAAGTATCTCGCCAAGTATCTCCGTTGATCAACCCGTTGGCCTGTCCGTTGACGTTGTTGGTCAGCAGGGCCAGGTCGATGTTGAGGGTCCGCACCGCCATTGCCTCGCGGCCATCGTAAAAGACAGAATCTTTAAAGGGCACGCGGTAGCACTGGTTGCCAATCCGAATGAGATCAAATTGGTTGCTATTGGGGCCAGCAGCAGTGCAATTGGCTGGGGCATAGGGCAAAGCCCAGTTGCCAATTCCAGAACGGGGCTCCAGAGCAACCTCGTTTAAGTTGGTTACAGCCTGATAGCTGACTGTGCTCGGAAGGAAGGAGTAAGCGCTGCGCCGCTCCGTTTCCAGGGTATCCGTCTGGTTGAAACTGGTGGTCGGGAAGATGTAGCGCAGCGGCAGATAAAACCGATTGGCCGCCTCTCGGTTCCCAGCTCGGCTGGCTTGAATGTCGTTCCAGAGGGTTTGAGCCGCTGGATCCCCGGCATTGGCGGCCGCCTCAATGCGGAGCATGTTGTCGGCCAGCATGCCCAACATGCAGCCTGCCGTTTGCAGTGTCGATTGATCCGCCAAGCTGAGGTTTGTCGGGTTTTCAATGATTCGCCGCAGCTCCGAGAAGTTGCCAAAAGCCGTAATAAACGGATCCGGGTGAATGCGGCCCGCTTGTTGCTTGGGTGGATAGGCCCCGTCAGGATCGCCGGCAAAATTGGCCAGGTTGGTGAGGGCCGTCCACAAGGAGGTGCCCGGAGCTAGCCGAGCCTGCATCGGGGTTGGGTCATACTCCCAAACGTTGGTGCCCTCTCCAGTAAAGAAGTTGATGCCCAGTTGAGTACGCTGGTCGCCGGTAGGGAAGGTGGAAGCCCGCTGCAAGCTCCAGGGAGAGCCGGGGTGGGCTACCGTGGCCAGGCAAGCAATGGGGAAGCGCCCATCTCGGTGGCTGTAGTGGTAAACGGCTGTAGCCTGCACCGCCGCTGGGTTATCTCGCAGGGTTAGCCGTTGCCGCGCCTCGTTGCTGATGAAAATGGCCTGTAACTTGGTGGGATCGTTGGGATCCCCAGGCAGCACCAAAGGCAAAGGCAAAGAATCGGTGCGGGTTAGCTCCAGCCGCTGGCCCACGATCACCCGCAGACCTTCCACACGGGCCCGCCGCTCCCAATAGCCATCCAAGCCCACCTCGGAAAGGGCGCCTGGGGGTGGGTTGTCCTCGGTTAGAGATTCCCCCTGGTTGTTCCTGGCATCGGGAGGAATGGGATCACCGGCCTTAGCACGATACCTTTGCGCAAAGGTGTCCACGTCGCAGCCTCTCTGCGGGTCAGGAGTTACAGGCGGACGGTCGTAGCTGGCTTTGGGGCCAAAGCGGTTGTCAGCCCGATAGACATCGTCTACATAGGGAGGGCAGACCTGGTCGGCACCAGCCTGAAAACCACCGGCCTTGATCCGCCCAGGGCTGCGAGGGTTCTTGGCGTTGAGAGGAGATTTTGCCCATTCTCCTGCATCTTGCTGGTAATTCCCTCGGGGGCGGATGCGGCCAAAAAGGTGCAGCTCCAGCGGATCCAGGGCCACACTTTCCGGCTCTACCCCGTTTTGCACCGAGTCAGAGTTCAGGTTGTTTAGCTTAGGAGGCGGCTCGTTGGGCGGCACATCCGCCACGCCAGGGTGGGCATCGAAACTGAGAGAGTCGCTCACCCGCTGGCCGGCGTAGCCAATGGCTCCTGCCACCAGCTCCCCGAAGGCCGTAATCTCCGAGTTATCTGCAGGCATGTAGAAGCAGGATTCCTGGGAGCTGATCAGGAAAGCCCGGAACAAGTTGTTGGGGGCATAGCGGAAAAAGAGGCTGCCGCCGGCGTAGATGGCGCCGTTCCAGTTGTAGCCGGGGGTGAAAAAGAACTCTACATCGCCGCGGCTAAAGATCCCCCACTTGTTGAGCAGATCGCGCTTGCGATCCTGCTGGAATTGCAAAGCCGAGATGGCGCGGGTGGTGGAGTCGGCCCCTTGAATGGGCAAGGTGACCGCGAAGACCTGGAAAGGCTTGTACAGCGCCGATCCCACCTGGAACCAGTCTCCCACGTTGGGGTTGATCGTCTGCTGAAGGGGGTTATCGTTGCAGCCAGCCAAGGCCGAGCCCTGCAGGGGGCCACTGCGGATCATCAGGCGCCGCGCCCGCTCCGTATCCGTTAGCCGGCTGTCCTCAAAGTCCCTGCCGCCGGCCCGACGGGTGTTGAGAATGGTGTAGGCAGTTACGGAGTCGTCGACGCCGTTGTTGTCGGTGTCCACCAAAAACCACCAGGCCGGCGCCCGCACCGGCACGGGCAGGGTTTGCCCGGGGTTGTTGGGATCCTCTACCTCGATGTTGGTTGTAATTACGAACTGGGTTTCATCGGGGAGGATGTAGGGATCGTTCTCATCCCGCGGGATCAGCTCTCCCGCCCCATCGTTAATCAAAGCCTCAACCAATTGGGCATCGGTGGGGTTGCTTGCGGGCAGGCGGGGATCGCGTATCAGGTAGTCGATCTTGGCCCGTGCCCGGTCGATGGCGGCGTTCAGTTGCCGGCTAACCGTCTGCCCCGCCCGTTCCACCTGGGTTTGGATGTTGCGCTGGGTGGAGCGGGTCAGCAGGCCCACCGTGACCAAGCTCAACACCAGCACAATTAAGATGGCGACCGGCAGCACAAAGCCGCGCTCGCGGATCCTGCGCCGATCCACCGGGATCTTCAGAGAGCTGAGCAGGCGCAGGGCAAGTTTGAGCAACAGCGGGGAAGGAGCAGACATGGCTGTATCCCGGAGTAGGCGAGTGCCAAGATAGCAACAGTATGCAAGGGATCCCGAGTCTCAGACATCCCCACGGGTGGGGGGAAGGGACAGCCTGCTCTTTTCAGGATTCCCAAGCTTTTACAAAATCCCCAGTTGCTGCGCCTTGAGCAGGGCGGTGACACGGTCGCTAGCATCCAGCTTGCGGTAGGCGGCGCTGGCGTACTCTTTGACGGTTTCGATGCTCAGGCCCAGACGGCGGGCGATCTGTTTGTTGGCCAAGCCCTCTTTCATCAGTTGCAGCACACACAGCTCGCGGGGGGTGAGCTTGGGCAGCTCCTGTCGGGCAGGCAGCCAGTCTCGTTCGGGGTTGGACAAAATCTGACGGATGACGCGGGCCAATTCCGCCGGGTCGGTCTCTTTGGAAAGGTAGCCTTTGGCCCCGGCGCGGCGGGCTGCCTCAATCAGACCCGGCTCCTGAAAGGTGGTCATCATCACCACCACCACCGGCAGGCCCAGCTCGACAATCTGCTGGCAGGCCAGGATCCCGTCTCCATCCGGCATGCGCACATCCAAAAGGGCCACCTCGACGGGGCAACGGCGGCAGTACTCAACGGCCTGGGATCCCGTCTCGGCTTCGGCCACCACCTCAAATCCTTGCGCTTGCAGGGCAAACTTTAGCCCCAGCCGAAACAGGGGATGGTCGTCGGCAATCAGAACCCGGACAGGGGAACTCATGGCAGGGGATCCCGGCCTATGAGAGGGCTAAGCTTAATCTGCCCAAAAGAGGGAGCTAGCCCTCACCCCCAGCCCCTCTCCCTCAGGGACAGGGGAGCTAGTTTTTCACAAAGACCATGCCGCGGGCGCCGGGGTTCAGGGTGGGATCCAGTTGGGTTTGGGCGTTGTAGAGGGCGCCTGTCAGATCGGCTGCTTCCAAAAAAGCGCCGCGCAGGTCGGCCCCGCGCAGATCGGCCTGGCGCAGGTTGGCTCCTGTGAGGTCGGCACCGACGAGGACGGCCCCGCGCAAGTCGGCGCCGCTGAGGTTGGCCACCTGCAGGTTGGCGCCGGTGAGATTGGTCTGCTGCAGGTTGGTCTGGCTGAGATCGGCTTCCCACAGAAAGGCCCCGCCCTGATCCGAGCCGCGCAAGTTGGCGCCGCGCAAATCGGCCAAGTTGAGGATCGCCTGAGAGAGGTCGGCAGCTTGCAGGTTGGCCTGCCTGAGGATGGCTTCTTTCAGGTTGGCGCCGCTCAAATCCACTCCCGGCAGCTCGGCTCCCGTCAGATCGCAGGCGGGGCAATCTTTGCTGGGGGCAACAACCTGGGATCGGCCCAGTTGGGCATCCAGCTCCAGTTGGGCAAAAACAGGAAGTGCCGCGATCCCGACCACCCCGCCGAGGAGACCGACCCAGCACTGGGACCATGCCATTTTTTTCACGGGGATCCCTCCTGGCTGACCCTCACCCCCGGCCCCTCTCCCAGAGGGAGAGGGGAGCTGGAGATCAACCTAGAACTATAGCCGTTGGCGGGAGATACGCCATCAAGTCTCAACCCGGCCTGGAGGCGGCTGGCAGCGGGGGCAAAAGTGGGCCGAGCGGCCCGAGAGCTTACTCCGCTGAATGGGGGTGCCACAGAGGCGACAGGGATCCCCTTCTCGACCGTACACCCACGCCTGCCCCTGGTAGTTGCCGTTGAGCCCACGCAGATCCCGGTAATCCCGCAGGGTGGTGCCCCGCTGCTCCAGCCCGGCCCGTAACACCTGGATCAGGCTTTCTCGCAGGCGGCTCTTGGCAGCGTCGGAAAGCTGCGCGGCGGGTGTTGAGGGGTGGATGCCGCTCAGAAACAGGGCCTCGTCGGCGTAGATGTTGCCCACCCCCGCCACCAGCGACTGATCCAGCAAGGCGGCTTTGATGGGGCGGCGGCTCTTCTGCAAGGCAGCTTGGAAATAGGCCTCGGAAAAGGCCGGCGAAAGCGGCTCCGGCCCCAAGCTCTGCAGGGCAGGGATCACCGTCTCCGGCTCCACCCCGGCGGGCACCAGCCACATCTGGCCAAAGGTGCGCAGATCAACAAAGCGCAGCTCCCACCCCTGCTCCAAATGCAGCCGGACGCGAGTGTGGATCGGCAAAGGCGCGGATCCCTGAACCCAGAGCAGTTGCCCGGTCATGCGCAGATGCACGCCCAGAACCGCTCCAGAGTCCAGGGATCCCAGAAGATATTTGCCTCGCCGCTGCCACTGGGTCAAACAGCTGCCTGCCAGCCCCTGCGCAAACTCGTCTTTGCCGGGGTAGGCCACGGTGCGAGGGAGAAGCACCTCCACCGACAGGATGCACAGACCCAGGGTGAGGCGCTGCAGATCCCGCCTGACGGTTTCAACTTCCGGCAGCTCGGGCACAGGAAGAGGAAGCCAAAGAGCTTGGTTGAGTTGGCAGGGGCAGCCTTAGCTGGAAGCTTTGGCTTTGGGCTTGGGCTCCTCCACCACTTCCAGCTCATCTTCGCGGAAGTTGTTGGTGTTGATGTTGTAGTAGTTGATCTTGTCGAAGCGGACGATCACCGGGTAGAGAATGCCGCTGGTATCCACCGCCGCAACCGTTCCCACATCCCGATACCAGTAGGATTCTTTCCGCAACACCCGGACTTTGGCACCACGCTGAATCGCCATAGAGGTTCTCTCCATTGACCTGCCCTTCAGATTACCCTAGTCCGTGAGAAGGCTGCGATTTCCGAATTTTTGTAACGGGGATCCCTGTGGCTTCCCTGCAGGTGGGAATCTTCTGGACGCTGGTGCCGCCCCTGCGTTAGGGCAAAGCCCAGCCCCCAAGGCTGCCACTCCCCTGCTGCCGTCGGAAGCGGCTGGTGTTGCGATGTGAAGAAATGCAAACTATACTGAAGGGCAGGTGCTCCTCTTGTAGCCCTTCCCAAGCCCTAACTGGAGGTTTCCATGTCCAACCCCAACTTGTCTGAGCCCAAGTTTGGCTTTAACGAATATGCCGAGCGTCTCAACGGCCGCGCGGCCATGATCGGCTTTGTGTTGGCCATTGTCATCGAAGCGGTGACGGGCCAAGGCGTCGCCTCCTGGCTGGGCCTGATCTAGAAAACTCAGCTTGCCGCGCTATGGAGTCGCTCCCGAAGCGGTAAACGCGAGATTATGGGATCCCTGTGAGCAGAGAGGCAAGCTTGAAAGCCCTGCTCTCTCTGTTTTTTGTTGAGTTGAGGAAAAGCTTTGTTCTGGGGTCTGCCGGCCGGCAGGCCCTCATTCACAGAAAACATACCCGCACCCCTACCCCAATCCTTGCAGGAAAAGCGAAACCGGTTGCGCTCTCCCAACCCTCCTCTCCCTCTGGGAGAGGGACCGGGGGTGAAGGTCAACTGATCCCTTCCTGGCGTTTGGCAATGGGCATGCGCCAGCCGGTGCCAAAGGCGCGATCGGTCACGCGCAGGCCAGGGGGAGCCTGGTGGCGCTTGAACTCGGCACTCTGCACCAGGTGCAGCACCTGCTGCACCGTGTCAGGTTCAAACCCCTGGGCCACCAGCTCACCGGCCGACTGGTGCTGTTCGATGTGCCGCTGGAGGATAGCGTCCAGCAAGTCGTAGGGAGGCAGGCTATCGCTATCTTTCTGGCCAGGTCGCAGCTCTGCTGAGGGGGGCTTGGTGAGGATGGGGAGGGGAATCCGTTCCTGGTGGCGGTTGATCCAGCGGGCCAGGCGGTAGACCCAGGTTTTGGGCACATCGGAAATCACGGCCAGGCCACCGGACATATCCCCGTAGATGGTGCAGTAGCCCACCGCCAGCTCCGACTTGTTGCCCGTGGTCAAGAGCAGCCGGCCAAACTTGTTGGAGAGGGCCATGAGCAAGGTGCCGCGGATGCGCGACTGCAGGTTCTCTTCCGTGATGTCGGGGGGCAGGCCAGCGAAGGGCTCAGCCAGGAGGTGCTGGTAGCTCTCCATAATCGACTGGATGGGCAGCTTCAGGGTCGGGATCCCCAGGTTTTGCGCCAGTTGGTAGGCGTCCGTCAGGCTGCCGGGACTGGAATAGGGAGAGGGCATGAGCACCCCCAGCACCCGCTCTGGCCCCAAGGCGTCGGCGGCAATGACGGCAGTAACAGCCGAGTCAATCCCTCCCGACAGGCCCAGCAACACCTCGCGAAAGCCACATTTGCTGACGTAGTCGCGGGTGCCCAAAACCAGCGCCTCGTAGAGCTCCGCTTCCGGCTCCGCTGGCCAGCGGGATCCCTGAACTTCCGGGCCTTCCTCAGGAGGGTGAACCAGCGCCTCCACATCTACCATCAGGCAGTCCGGCTGAAAGGCAGCGGCTTGGGCCACCACCCGGCCCCGGCAGTCTAGGGCGCAACTGGCCCCGTCGAAAATGAGGTCGTCGTTGCCCCCCACCTGGTTGACATAGAGGATGGGCAGGGCGTGCTTGCGGGCCAGGGATCCCAGCATCTGCACCCGCAATTTTTGCTTGCCCAGGCTAAAGGGAGAGGCCGACAGGTTGATCAGCACATCGGCGCCGCAGCGGGCCATCTCTTCCACCGGATCCCGGTGGTAGCGGCGGTGTTGCCAAAAGTCGCGGTCGTTCCAGATGTCTTCACAGATGGTGAAGCCCACTCGGCGGCTACGGTACTCAATGGGCTGGGGCGGGGATCCCGGCTCAAAGTAGCGGTCTTCGTCGAAGACATCGTAGGTGGGCAGGAGCGACTTCTGGAACCAGTGGCGGATCTGCCCCCCTTCCAGCCAGGCCGCGGCGTTGTAGAGGGGTCGCCCCTCCGGCAGCGGGTTGGGCTGCACGGATCCCACCACCACCGGAATGCTCTCCCGCAGCCGGGCCGCCAACTGCTGCAAAACTTGGCCTACCCTCTCAATCAGGGCCGGGTAGAGCAACAGATCCCGGGGCGGGTACCCCAACAGGGCCAGCTCAGAAGTAATGGCCAGCTCCGCTCCTGCCGCTGCCACCGCCTCGACCGCCGCACGGATGCGCTCGGCATTGCCGCTGAGATCGCCAACGGTATAGTTGAGTTGCAACAGCGCTACCTTCACTTGGCCCCCTTGGCCGAGAATGGCGGACTCCACGATGATAGGCCAGCTCAGGTCGTTCGGCTTGCCCACAGGCGGGTCGGCTACTCCGCTGTTGCTGGCAACTCTGTTTCGGCTTCTGGATGGAAGTAGCGGTAGATCTGGCGGGCCAGCTTGGGGCCAATGCCTGGCACCTGGGCCAACTGCTCTTCCGTAGCCACTTGAATGCGGGCAAGGGAGCGAAACGCCTCCATGAGCAGCTTTTGCCGCTGCTTGCCTAGACCAGGGATCTCCTCCAGAACCGAAGCCTGTTGGCGTAGTTTCCGCTGCTGGCGATGGTAGGCAAGGGCAAAGCGGTGGGCCTCATCCCGCAGACGCTGCAACAGCAGGCGGGCCGGATCCTGGGGCGGCAGCCGCAGCGGCTCAGGATCCCCAGGCCGAAAGATCTCCTCTTCCCGCTTGGCCAGGGCAAAGACCGGCAGGTGATCCAGCCCCAGCTCTGCCAAGACGGCCATCACTGCTGCCAGTTGCCCCTTGCCCCCGTCGATGAGCACCAAGTCCGGCTGATCCTCGGAAGTCATCTTGCTGAAGCGACGCCGCGCCACCTCGGCATGGCTGGCAAAGTCGTCGGAGTGGCCAGGCCGCACCTGGGGGTTGCGAATCTTGTAGCGGCGGTAGTGTTGCTTGGCCGGCAGGCCATCGATAAACACCACCTGGCTGCCCACAGCGTCGGATCCCTGGATGTGGGAGATGTCGTAGGCTTCTAGGCGACGGGGCGGCTCTGGCAGATCCAAAACTTCCGCCAAGCGCTCCAGCGCTGCTGCCTCCCGCTCCGCCAGGCGCTGGCTGCGGGCTAGCTCTAGCTGGGCGTTCCGCTCCACCAGTTCGATTAGCTCGGCTTTGCTCTGCCGCTGCGGGGCAAGGAGGCTGACCTTGCGCCCCTTTTTCTGGCTCAGCCAAGATTCCAAAAAATCGCGATCCGGCAACTCATACTGGGTCAAAATCTCGGAGGGAATTTCCACCGGGTCGCAATATTGGTAATGTTCCTGCAAAACCCGCTGCAAAATAAGAGCCGGGTCGTCGCCGCGGTTTTCGGCCACAAACCCTAGCCGTCCCACCAACTTGCCCGCCCGCACCTGAAACAACTGGATGCAAGCCCGCGAGTCGTTCATGGCCAAAGCTATGGCATCGCGGCTGGCGGTAGAGTTGGGCAAAGAGACCTTCTGGGATTGGCCCAGTTGCTCTAGGCCGCGGATTTGATCCCGATAGCGCGCCGCCGCCTCATAGTTTTCTTGCTGCGCTGCCTGGGCCATTTTCTCCTTCAACTCACGGATAAGCTCGTCCGTCTGGCCTTGGAAGATCATCGCCACTTGAGCAACGGTCTTGCGATACGCTTCCGGGCTAATCAAGCCCTGACAGACACCAGGGCAACGCCCGATGTCATAGTTCAAACAGGGGCGGTCCTTGTAAAGCGGCTTGGGGCGCTGGCGCAAGGGAAAAATGCGCTTTACCAGACCGAGGGTGTAACGCAGCAGGCCCACATCGGTATAGGGCCCGTAGTACTTATCTTGATTTTGGTTGAGACGGCGGTGGCGGGTAATGTAAATCTGCGGGTAAGGCTCTGACCACGTAATGCACAAATAGGGGTATTTTTTATCCTCTTTGAGGAGAACATTGTAGGGCGGCTGATAGGTTTTAATGAGATTGTCTTCCAGGGCTAGAGCTTCGCTTTCGTTATCAGTGACGATAAACTCGATCTCGCAAACCTGAACTACCATGCGCTGAATACGAGGAGACAGGTCGCCGGTAAAGCGAAAATAGGATCGCACGCGAGATCGCAACTTTTTGGATTTGCCCACATAGAGAATCTGGTCGGTGGCATCCCGCATCAAATAGACACCAGGTTCGGCAGGAATCTCCTTAAGGCGGCTTTCTAGAACCTCAGGGTTTTGAATCAGAGGGACAGTCATACAGCTTCGCTCCAACAGGCAAAGCCAGGGATCCCAAGGCTTTCATTCAGTGATGACCAAGTCACTCCCATCTTAAAATCATCCCATCGCCCAGTTGGCTGCAGTTCATTTTCTGGCCGGCTAAGTGTAGCTATCACTCGACTGAAAAACCTCCCAAGCGTTTCGCAACGCTGCCGGGCCGCAGCCCTGCCGCCCCTAAGCCCGTTTCCTTCGGGGGAGGAGATGTGACAGACGGTTTCGCGACAGCTTGCAACGCTCCCACCGGGCACTTCCCCCTGGAGAAGGGGGAGAGGTTTTCTGTCAAGTTGTTAGAACTTGTTTGCCAAGGTCGCCTATTGAATGACTTGGCTCATGTAGTTTCTCCAAGTTTGGGCGGCGATGCTGCTGCTGCCGCGGGTGGGGCTGGCGTCGTCGTTGCCCAGCCAAATGCCGGTTACCAGAGGCGGATTGGGCGTGTAGCCGACAAAGAGCAGATCCCTGTTGGCGGTGGTGGTGCCCGTTTTGCCGGCCTCCCCGATCCCAAGGCGGGCGGCGGTGCCGGTGCCGGAGCGGATCACCCCTTGCAATACGGCGGTCATCTGCTGGGCGACGCTCTCCGACAAAACCAGCCGCTGCGAGCGGGGATCCTCGCGACCGGGGTAGATCTCGCGGCAGGTGCGAAAGTCGTCGGGGTTGGCGCAATCGCTGCTATCCAGGATGCGGCGGATGGTGTGGGGCCTAGACCAAAGGCCGCGATTGGCCAAAGGGGCAAAGGCCGCGGTCAGCTCCAGCAGGTTCACCTCCATCGTGCCGAGAACCAGGGAAGGATAGGGCTGTAAGGGGGATTGGATGCCCATTTGCCGCGCCATGGCCACCACCCGCTCCAGCCCTACCTGTTGGGCCAGCCGCAGGGCGATCACGTTTTCGGAGAGGATCAGGCCGCGGGCCAAGTCCATGGGGGCACTTCCCGAGCGGCAGCCCTGAAAGGTGAGGTTGCCCCAAGTAAGCGGCTCACAGGAGAGCACCTGCGACAGCGGGATCCCCTGGCTGAGGGCAGCGGCATAGGCGAAGACTTTGAAGGTGGATCCGGGCTGCCGTTGGGCTTGGGTGGCACGGTTAAAGGGGCTGGCGGTGTAGTCGATCCCGCCCACGAGAGCTAGGATCTCGCCGTTGCGGCTGTCGAGGCTGACCAAGGCGCCTTGGTTGAAGCCCAGGCGGGATCCCACCTCGCGCACCGTTTGGGCCAGGGCCTGCTCCGCCAGCCGCTGGTAGGGCAAATGCAGCGTCGTCTCGATGACGAAGTTGCCCTCTGCCGAGAGATCTTGCCCCAAAAGCTGCCGCAGCTCCTGGAAGACGGTGCTGTAGAAGTAGGGGGCAACTGTCGAGGTCTGGGAGCGCAGGTTGGGGTTGAGGGTGAGGCGGCTGCGCCGGGCCCGCCGAATCTCCTCTTCCGGGAAAACTTTGAGCTCGCTGAGGCGATCCAACACCCGATCCCGGCCCCGCACGGCGGCCTCGTAGTTGGCGACGGGGTTGAAGGCGTTGGGGGCGGGCAGAATGGCGGCCAGGGTGGCGGCTTCGGAAAGGCTGAGCTGGCGGCTGGGGATCCCGAAGTAGAACTGGGCGGCGGTCTCAAAGCCGTAGAGGCCGTTGCCCAGGTAGACGTTGTTGAGGTAGAGGGTGAGGATTTCGTCTTTGCTGTAGCGCCGTTCCAGCTTGAGGGCGGCGACGGCCTCCCGCAGCTTGCGGCCAAAGGTGTTGCCTGAGCCGGTGTAGTCGCGCAAGACGGTGCGAGCCAGTTGTTGGCTGATGGAGCTGCCCCCCTGCTGCACCTCCCCGGAGCGCAGGTTGACCCAAAAGGCGCGGGCAATGCCCAGCAGATCGACCCCGAAGTGGGAGTAGAAGCGGTGATCTTCGGCGGCCACCACCACTTTGGGCAGAATCGGGCCAAAGGCTTCCAGGTTGGGCAGCTCCCGGTAGAGATCCCCCTGGTGGCGGCGCAGCTCGGTTTGCCGATCCCCGGCCAGGACGATCAGGGGGTTGCGATCGGCGGCCAGCGGCGGTTCTACTGAGAACTTGCTCCACTCATGGCCGATCCAAAGCCTCGCCCCCAGCCCCAAGAGCGCCATCAGGATCAGGCAGCCGCGCACCCCGTACACCTGCGGCGGCGGTGGATCCAACACCTGAATAACCACGCTCTCCGGATCCCGGGGCGGGCCAAGGCTGAGTCGCTGGCCGTGGCGCAGGATCACCCGCCGCACCCGCTCGGCGCCGCCAAAGGGCTTGAGGCGAAAGACGCCGTTGGTGGAGTCTTGATCTTCCAGTTGGTAGCGACCAGCGTTCCACCCCAGCCAGTAGAGGAGGGGATGCAGAGGGATCCGCCACCCCAAGCCAGGCAGACGCCAGCCCGGACGCGGGCGAATGCGGGCGTGCAGATGGCTCACCGCAGGGGCGGGGATGCGGATGGTGGCCACCGTCTGGCTGCGACCAAGAATGTCGGATCCCTGCAGGACAAACACCTGGGGAGGCTCTCCTGGGCAGGTGATCTGCAGGCGCACCGGGCGTTTGGGGGGAGGGGGCTCGGCAGGCTTGAGGAGGGCCGTAGGCCCGACCGGAAAGGGCCTCGCCAGGGTCTTGAAGAAGCGAGCGACGGTGCCCCGTAGGGAATTCTTGTCTTCAGAAGCAGACATGGCTCAATCTCCCCGCAATTCGCGCGCGCGGCGCAGCAGCTCCTGCAGGGTCTGGCCGGGACGAGGGCCGGCGGCGGCTGGAGTGGCTCTGGGGGCTGGGCGGGGCTGGGCAACGGGGACGGTGGGCGGGGGATCCCAAACGGCCATGTAGAGGTGGCCCTGGGGGGTGCGCTCGACCACGCCAGACCAGGGGCCGACGCGGAACTGGACGCGCTCAGAACGGTTTTCCCGCACCGCCTGCAGTTCTCGCTGCAACTGGGGGGGCAAGGGGGCCTGCAGCATGTCTTCCAGCAGCCCTTCCGCCTGCGGGGCGGGCACGTCGTCGGCGACGGTGGCCTCGATTTGTTGCAGCGCCAGGCTGGATTCGTCGTAGGTGAGGCTCAAGTTCATGCTGCCCAAGCGGTACAGGTCGTAGACGGTGTTGGGCCGAGCGCCTCGCCCCTGCTGGCTGGGGGATCCCAGGGCGGCCCGCACCACCTCACGGGAAGTCTGGAGAGGGAAGGCGCGCAACACCGGCCCGCTGTAGGGTTCTAGCTCCGGTGCCGGATCCCGACGGGTTGCGCCCTCGTCCTGCCCAGCACTGCTGCCAAGGATATCCGGAACGAGAACTTCAGGGGCCGTATCGGGCTGCGCCTCCGCTCCTGGGCGCTCATCCTCTAACTCCGTGGCAGCTGGCGAGGGGCGAGAGCCGGAGAGCACCGGAGCCGCAGGGCGCTGCAGCAACCGTCCCAACCCCCAACTCACCAAGGCCAAGCCCAGCAAACTGCCCCCCAAGAAGGGGATCAGGCGGGCCCAGAGCAGGGATCCCCTGTTCTCGCTGGCCATTGTCGGGGGCGCAAGCCGCAGCGTGCCGGCCGTGGCCAGGGGGGGCGCCGAGGGAAAAAGCGGGCCAGAGGGGATCGCTGGAAATTGAAGGGCAACAGCCTGGGAAGCTCCTCTGGGGGATCCCTGCGCTCTGGCTTGGATGCGCTCCAGCTCCGCCAACACATTGGCCACCGTGGGCGGACGGGCGGCCGGATCTTTGGCCAAACAACTGAGGATCAGATCCGACAAACCGGCGGGCAGCGCCAACGGCAGTCCCAGCTCTTCCAAAGGCAGGGGACGCTGCTTGTGGTGGGCCTGGTACCAGCCCGGGAAAGATTCGGTGGTAGGCTGGAGGGGCATCTGGCCGGACACCATCTGGTAGAGCATGATCCCGAAGCTGTAGATGTCGGAGCGGGCATCCAGCGGCAACCCTTCCAGTTGCTCCGGGGAGGAGTAGGCCAGCGTCCCCAGGTAGGCGTGGGTAAGGCTGAGCGACTCGCGGGTGTTGAGCAGCTTGGCAATGCCAAAGTCCACCAGCTTCGCCAGCTCCCCCA
This window harbors:
- the uvrC gene encoding excinuclease ABC subunit UvrC; the protein is MTVPLIQNPEVLESRLKEIPAEPGVYLMRDATDQILYVGKSKKLRSRVRSYFRFTGDLSPRIQRMVVQVCEIEFIVTDNESEALALEDNLIKTYQPPYNVLLKEDKKYPYLCITWSEPYPQIYITRHRRLNQNQDKYYGPYTDVGLLRYTLGLVKRIFPLRQRPKPLYKDRPCLNYDIGRCPGVCQGLISPEAYRKTVAQVAMIFQGQTDELIRELKEKMAQAAQQENYEAAARYRDQIRGLEQLGQSQKVSLPNSTASRDAIALAMNDSRACIQLFQVRAGKLVGRLGFVAENRGDDPALILQRVLQEHYQYCDPVEIPSEILTQYELPDRDFLESWLSQKKGRKVSLLAPQRQSKAELIELVERNAQLELARSQRLAEREAAALERLAEVLDLPEPPRRLEAYDISHIQGSDAVGSQVVFIDGLPAKQHYRRYKIRNPQVRPGHSDDFASHAEVARRRFSKMTSEDQPDLVLIDGGKGQLAAVMAVLAELGLDHLPVFALAKREEEIFRPGDPEPLRLPPQDPARLLLQRLRDEAHRFALAYHRQQRKLRQQASVLEEIPGLGKQRQKLLMEAFRSLARIQVATEEQLAQVPGIGPKLARQIYRYFHPEAETELPATAE
- a CDS encoding transglycosylase domain-containing protein: MSASEDKNSLRGTVARFFKTLARPFPVGPTALLKPAEPPPPKRPVRLQITCPGEPPQVFVLQGSDILGRSQTVATIRIPAPAVSHLHARIRPRPGWRLPGLGWRIPLHPLLYWLGWNAGRYQLEDQDSTNGVFRLKPFGGAERVRRVILRHGQRLSLGPPRDPESVVIQVLDPPPPQVYGVRGCLILMALLGLGARLWIGHEWSKFSVEPPLAADRNPLIVLAGDRQTELRRHQGDLYRELPNLEAFGPILPKVVVAAEDHRFYSHFGVDLLGIARAFWVNLRSGEVQQGGSSISQQLARTVLRDYTGSGNTFGRKLREAVAALKLERRYSKDEILTLYLNNVYLGNGLYGFETAAQFYFGIPSRQLSLSEAATLAAILPAPNAFNPVANYEAAVRGRDRVLDRLSELKVFPEEEIRRARRSRLTLNPNLRSQTSTVAPYFYSTVFQELRQLLGQDLSAEGNFVIETTLHLPYQRLAEQALAQTVREVGSRLGFNQGALVSLDSRNGEILALVGGIDYTASPFNRATQAQRQPGSTFKVFAYAAALSQGIPLSQVLSCEPLTWGNLTFQGCRSGSAPMDLARGLILSENVIALRLAQQVGLERVVAMARQMGIQSPLQPYPSLVLGTMEVNLLELTAAFAPLANRGLWSRPHTIRRILDSSDCANPDDFRTCREIYPGREDPRSQRLVLSESVAQQMTAVLQGVIRSGTGTAARLGIGEAGKTGTTTANRDLLFVGYTPNPPLVTGIWLGNDDASPTRGSSSIAAQTWRNYMSQVIQ
- a CDS encoding serine/threonine-protein kinase, giving the protein MFTASDPFLGRLLAQRYRLTHLLGQGGMGRVYLAQDLLFGGVEVAVKLLSQPAMDEQARLRFEREAKACAALGQKSLHIVKVSDYGITADGVPFYVMEYLNGQTLKDILATGSLPLERFFRLARQIGLGLKAAHEGILLEGQRIQVIHRDLKPANVIVLADESLGELAKLVDFGIAKLLNTRESLSLTHAYLGTLAYSSPEQLEGLPLDARSDIYSFGIMLYQMVSGQMPLQPTTESFPGWYQAHHKQRPLPLEELGLPLALPAGLSDLILSCLAKDPAARPPTVANVLAELERIQARAQGSPRGASQAVALQFPAIPSGPLFPSAPPLATAGTLRLAPPTMASENRGSLLWARLIPFLGGSLLGLALVSWGLGRLLQRPAAPVLSGSRPSPAATELEDERPGAEAQPDTAPEVLVPDILGSSAGQDEGATRRDPAPELEPYSGPVLRAFPLQTSREVVRAALGSPSQQGRGARPNTVYDLYRLGSMNLSLTYDESSLALQQIEATVADDVPAPQAEGLLEDMLQAPLPPQLQRELQAVRENRSERVQFRVGPWSGVVERTPQGHLYMAVWDPPPTVPVAQPRPAPRATPAAAGPRPGQTLQELLRRARELRGD